A single genomic interval of Mangifera indica cultivar Alphonso chromosome 5, CATAS_Mindica_2.1, whole genome shotgun sequence harbors:
- the LOC123215389 gene encoding AP2/ERF and B3 domain-containing transcription factor RAV1-like isoform X2 — MPVDLNSFLLIRKMDANSLDESTTTDSTSISPPTFPAFASTKSLPQTLCRVGSGASVVVDSESGIEAESRKLPSSKFKGVVPQPNGRWGAQIYEKHQRVWLGTFNEEEEAAKAYDTAAQRFRGREAVTNFKQTAETEENDIEIAFLNSHSKAEIVDMLRKHTYNDELEQSKRNYSLDVNGKRIKVEGGINSFGSDRALKAREQLFEKAVTPSDVGKLNRLVIPKQHAEKHFPLQNRITCKEVLLNFEDVNGKVWRFRYSYWNSSQSYVLTKGWSRFVKEKNLKAGDVVSFQRSTGADKQLYIDWKARSGGGMEKAVEGVQMMRLFGVNILKIPVNGEGSEMEVLSMECIKKRRMIGVGAL; from the exons ATGCCTGTCGATTTAAATTCCTTTCTTTTGATTAGAAAAATGGATGCAAATTCTTTGGATGAGAGTACAACGACTGATTCCACATCTATTTCTCCACCGACTTTCCCTGCTTTTGCGTCTACAAAGTCATTACCTCAGACACTTTGCCGAGTTGGGAGTGGAGCCAGTGTTGTTGTGGACTCTGAAAGTGGCATCGAGGCTGAGTCGAGGAAGCTTCCGTCGTCTAAATTCAAAGGAGTCGTGCCTCAGCCGAATGGCCGATGGGGTGCTCAGATATATGAGAAGCACCAGCGAGTCTGGCTTGGGACCtttaatgaagaagaagaggctGCAAAAGCCTATGATACTGCTGCGCAGCGTTTCCGTGGGCGTGAGGCAGTCACCAACTTCAAACAAACGGCGGAAACCGAAGAGAATGACATCGAAATCGCCTTCTTGAACTCTCATTCGAAGGCGGAGATCGTTGACATGCTCAGGAAACATACGTACAACGATGAACTTGAGCAAAGTAAGAGAAATTACAGTCTCGATGTCAACGGAAAGAGAATAAAAGTCGAGGGTGGAATTAACTCGTTCGGCTCGGACCGGGCCTTGAAAGCGCGTGAACAGCTTTTTGAAAAAGCGGTAACGCCGAGTGACGTAGGGAAGCTGAACCGGTTGGTGATACCAAAACAACATGCCGAAAAGCACTTCCCTTTACAAAACCGAATCACTTGTAAAGAAGTGCTTTTGAATTTCGAAGATGTTAATGGGAAAGTATGGAGATTTAGGTACTCTTATTGGAACAGTAGTCAAAGTTACGTGTTGACTAAAGGGTGGAGCCGGTTCGTGAAGGAGAAAAATCTAAAAGCCGGTGATGTGGTGAGCTTCCAGAGATCCACCGGAGCCGATAAGCAACTGTATATCGATTGGAAAGCAAGAAGCGGAGGGGGTATGGAGAAAGCGGTTGAAGGGGTTCAGATGATGAGACTATTCGGagtaaacatattaaaaataccTGTGAATGGGGAGGGG AGTGAAATGGAGGTGTTGTCAATGGAGTGTATTAAGAAACGAAGGATGATTGGAGTTGGAGCTTTGTAA
- the LOC123215389 gene encoding AP2/ERF and B3 domain-containing transcription factor RAV1-like isoform X1, whose amino-acid sequence MPVDLNSFLLIRKMDANSLDESTTTDSTSISPPTFPAFASTKSLPQTLCRVGSGASVVVDSESGIEAESRKLPSSKFKGVVPQPNGRWGAQIYEKHQRVWLGTFNEEEEAAKAYDTAAQRFRGREAVTNFKQTAETEENDIEIAFLNSHSKAEIVDMLRKHTYNDELEQSKRNYSLDVNGKRIKVEGGINSFGSDRALKAREQLFEKAVTPSDVGKLNRLVIPKQHAEKHFPLQNRITCKEVLLNFEDVNGKVWRFRYSYWNSSQSYVLTKGWSRFVKEKNLKAGDVVSFQRSTGADKQLYIDWKARSGGGMEKAVEGVQMMRLFGVNILKIPVNGEGVDKMNSGKRLSEMEVLSMECIKKRRMIGVGAL is encoded by the coding sequence ATGCCTGTCGATTTAAATTCCTTTCTTTTGATTAGAAAAATGGATGCAAATTCTTTGGATGAGAGTACAACGACTGATTCCACATCTATTTCTCCACCGACTTTCCCTGCTTTTGCGTCTACAAAGTCATTACCTCAGACACTTTGCCGAGTTGGGAGTGGAGCCAGTGTTGTTGTGGACTCTGAAAGTGGCATCGAGGCTGAGTCGAGGAAGCTTCCGTCGTCTAAATTCAAAGGAGTCGTGCCTCAGCCGAATGGCCGATGGGGTGCTCAGATATATGAGAAGCACCAGCGAGTCTGGCTTGGGACCtttaatgaagaagaagaggctGCAAAAGCCTATGATACTGCTGCGCAGCGTTTCCGTGGGCGTGAGGCAGTCACCAACTTCAAACAAACGGCGGAAACCGAAGAGAATGACATCGAAATCGCCTTCTTGAACTCTCATTCGAAGGCGGAGATCGTTGACATGCTCAGGAAACATACGTACAACGATGAACTTGAGCAAAGTAAGAGAAATTACAGTCTCGATGTCAACGGAAAGAGAATAAAAGTCGAGGGTGGAATTAACTCGTTCGGCTCGGACCGGGCCTTGAAAGCGCGTGAACAGCTTTTTGAAAAAGCGGTAACGCCGAGTGACGTAGGGAAGCTGAACCGGTTGGTGATACCAAAACAACATGCCGAAAAGCACTTCCCTTTACAAAACCGAATCACTTGTAAAGAAGTGCTTTTGAATTTCGAAGATGTTAATGGGAAAGTATGGAGATTTAGGTACTCTTATTGGAACAGTAGTCAAAGTTACGTGTTGACTAAAGGGTGGAGCCGGTTCGTGAAGGAGAAAAATCTAAAAGCCGGTGATGTGGTGAGCTTCCAGAGATCCACCGGAGCCGATAAGCAACTGTATATCGATTGGAAAGCAAGAAGCGGAGGGGGTATGGAGAAAGCGGTTGAAGGGGTTCAGATGATGAGACTATTCGGagtaaacatattaaaaataccTGTGAATGGGGAGGGGGTTGATAAGATGAACAGTGGGAAGAGACTGAGTGAAATGGAGGTGTTGTCAATGGAGTGTATTAAGAAACGAAGGATGATTGGAGTTGGAGCTTTGTAA
- the LOC123215828 gene encoding receptor-like protein 4 — MSKHSLSSFISPSMSLFFPLFLFLSISSTSSFPFDTSFHIDCGSATATVDPFNTTWIADSYYTGGATAIVSEPLHFRFPQEKTLRFFPLSSGKKNCYIIPNLPAGRYYIRTFTVYDNYDGKSHSPSFDASVEGTLVFSWRSPWPEDLARDGAYSDLFAFVKDGELDFCFYSFATDPPVIGSLEIQQIDPSSYGATDIGSDHILVNYGRLSSGSNQWGPGFSDDTDDFGRSWQSDTVFLSQNTKKSVKSVSTREKIANTDQPPNYFPMKLYQTAIISSKAIEYELTVDAKLDYLLWFHFAEIDSSVTKVGQRVFDVVVNDKNVSRVDIVKQVGTFAAYSMYYVAKNLSSTGLNVKLVPVAGAVLICGLENYAIVPADLSTMPEQVVAMRALKESLRVPDRMGWNGDPCAPTNWDAWEGITCGPNKAGTALVISQIDLGSQGLKGTISDKISLLSNLVTLNLSSNSLGGALPAELGQQSLTRLDLSNNLFTGSIPSSLTSSKLQLVLLNNNLLEGQVPEELYSIGVHGGEIDLSGNKGLCGVPSLPSCPFFWENGGISKGGKVAIGLSCLVILCVLLLIIYICCIRRASNDYDFGLPQDLMSLAAKRNRYQRQKSLMLLEMESQHAKGPSSLPLNPH; from the exons ATGTCCAAACACTCACTCTCCTCTTTCATCTCACCATCCATGTCTCTCTTCTTTCCtctgtttctctttctttcaatttcttctacttcttcctttccttttg ATACCAGCTTCCACATTGATTGCGGTAGCGCAACCGCCACTGTCGATCCTTTCAACACTACATGGATTGCCGATAGCTACTACACCGGTGGGGCCACTGCTATTGTCTCCGAGCCGTTACACTTCCGTTTCCCTCAAGAGAAGACTCTCCGTTTCTTTCCCCTCTCCTCCGGCAAGAAGAACTGCTACATAATTCCCAATTTGCCTGCTGGTCGATACTACATCCGTACGTTTACTGTTTACGATAATTATGATGGGAAATCTCACTCTCCCAGCTTCGACGCGTCTGTGGAGGGCACTTTAGTCTTTTCTTGGCGGTCCCCTTGGCCCGAGGATTTGGCTCGTGATGGAGCTTACTCCGATCTCTTCGCCTTCGTCAAAGACGGTGAACTTGATTTCTGTTTTTACAGTTTTGCTACTGACCCTCCCGTCATTGGCTCACTTGAAATTCAACAAATCGATCCGTCGTCTTACGGCGCCACTGACATCGGTAGCGACCACATTTTAGTCAACTACGGTCGATTGTCCAGCGGGTCAAACCAGTGGGGGCCGGGGTTCAGTGACGATACGGATGATTTCGGACGCTCCTGGCAATCTGACACCGTATTCCTAtcacaaaatacaaaaaagtcAGTCAAGTCTGTGTCTACAAGAGAAAAAATTGCTAACACTGATCAACCACCGAATTACTTCCCCATGAAACTGTATCAAACAGCAATCATATCGAGCAAAGCTATTGAATACGAATTGACGGTGGATGCGAAACTTGATTATTTGCTTTGGTTTCATTTCGCGGAGATTGATTCGAGCGTTACTAAGGTGGGGCAGCGAGTGTTTGATGTGGTGGTGAATGACAAGAATGTGAGTCGAGTTGATATAGTGAAGCAAGTGGGTACCTTCGCTGCTTATAGTATGTATTACGTGGCAAAGAACTTGAGCAGTACTGGACTGAATGTGAAGCTGGTGCCTGTTGCTGGTGCGGTGCTCATCTGTGGGCTTGAGAATTACGCGATAGTACCCGCTGATCTCTCGACCATGCCTGAGCAAG TGGTCGCGATGAGAGCATTGAAAGAGTCACTTCGTGTTCCTGACAGAATGGGTTGGAATGGTGATCCTTGTGCTCCCACAAATTGGGATGCTTGGGAGGGAATTACATGTGGACCAAACAAGGCTGGAACTGCACTTGTCATATCACAAAT AGATCTTGGAAGTCAAGGCTTGAAAGGGACTATTAGTGACAAGATAAGTCTCTTGTCAAACCTGGTAACCCT GAACTTGAGCTCTAATTCTTTGGGGGGTGCTTTACCAGCGGAGTTGGGTCAACAATCTCTTACACGACT GGATCTGTCAAATAATCTGTTCACAGGATCTATACCAAGTAGTCTAACTTCTTCAAAGCTGCAGCTTGT GCTATTGAATAATAACTTGCTGGAAGGGCAGGTTCCAGAGGAACTTTACTCAATTGGCGTGCATGGTGGAGAAATTGA CCTCTCTGGTAACAAAGGTTTGTGTGGAGTACCTTCTTTGCCGTCATGCCCTTTTTTTTGGGAAAACGGTGGCATATCTAAAGGCGGTAAAGTAGCAATAGGGCTATCGTGCCTTGTAATTCTTTGTGTGCTTCTGTTGATCATATACATATGCTGCATCAGGCGGGCTAGCAATGATTATGACTTTGGTCTACCACAAGATTTGATGT CACTTGCAGCAAAGAGAAACAGATATCAAAGGCAGAAATCATTGATGCTTCTTGAAATGGAAAGCCAACATGCAAAAGGACCGTCATCACTTCCACTAAATCCACACTAA
- the LOC123215830 gene encoding probable galacturonosyltransferase-like 3, whose amino-acid sequence MTVKFHSLLFILSAIIATALSSDLPLYREAPAFRNGEECPKTAWSSLHKKPLNPSDVIHLAMTLDSTYLRGSVAGVFSVLQHSTCPENIVFHFISTQRQRPELHRIIAATFPSLNFRIYNFDTNLVKGKISYSIRQALDQPLNYARIYLADLLPTGVGRIIYFDSDLIVVDDVAKLWSINLRGHVLGAPEYCHANFTNYFTSKFWSNPLFAGIVKEKKPCYFNTGVMVIDLWKWREGKYTEKLEYWMRIQKTYRIYELGSLPPFLLVFAGDVEEIEHRWNQHGLGGDNLRGLCRNVHPGPVSLLHWSGKGKPWLRIDAKKPCPLDYLWAPYDLFRHKPLFSDG is encoded by the coding sequence ATGACGGTCAAATTCCACTCTCTTCTCTTCATTCTTTCCGCAATTATCGCTACTGCACTCTCAAGCGATCTTCCTTTGTACAGAGAAGCACCGGCATTTCGAAACGGTGAAGAATGTCCCAAAACGGCATGGTCCTCACTACACAAAAAACCACTCAATCCTTCAGATGTTATTCACCTCGCGATGACTCTCGACTCCACCTACCTTCGTGGCTCAGTCGCCGGCGTCTTCTCCGTACTCCAACACTCCACGTGTCCCGAAAACATAGTCTTCCACTTCATCAGCACTCAGCGCCAGCGCCCTGAGTTACACCGCATCATCGCCGCCACATTCCCATCCTTAAATTTCCGAATCTATAACTTTGACACCAATCTCGTCAAAGGCAAGATCTCGTATTCGATTCGACAAGCGTTAGATCAACCGTTGAATTACGCGAGAATTTACTTGGCTGATCTTTTACCGACGGGTGTCGGCCGCATTATTTACTTTGATTCGGACCTCATAGTGGTTGATGACGTGGCGAAATTATGGAGTATTAACTTAAGAGGACATGTGCTTGGCGCACCGGAGTATTGTCACGCAAATTTCACAAACTATTTCACGTCAAAGTTCTGGTCAAACCCGCTGTTTGCGGGGATTGTTAAAGAGAAAAAGCCTTGTTATTTTAATACGGGGGTGATGGTGATCGATTTATGGAAATGGAGAGAAGGAAAATACACAGAGAAATTGGAGTACTGGATGAGAATACAAAAGACGTACAGGATTTATGAGCTGGGGTCATTGCCTCCATTCTTGCTCGTGTTTGCTGGTGACGTTGAAGAAATTGAGCACAGGTGGAACCAACATGGACTTGGCGGAGATAATCTTCGAGGATTGTGTAGAAACGTTCACCCTGGTCCGGTTAGTTTGCTTCATTGGAGCGGTAAAGGTAAACCTTGGTTGAGAATTGACGCAAAGAAACCTTGTCCGTTAGATTACCTTTGGGCCCCCTATGATCTGTTTCGTCATAAGCCCTTGTTCTCTGATGGTTGA